Below is a genomic region from Terriglobales bacterium.
ACTCCCCGCGGGCTCGGAGATCGTGATGGAACTCAGCCGGCCCATGCTGATCACGGCTTCGAGCGAGGGCAAGTAGATATCGGAAACTCGCGGCCGGGTGGTCAGGCCCGCGCCGCGAGTTCTTCCTCGCTGACCACGTCGAGGTCGAGCCATCCTTCCAGCGGCAGCGCGTCCACCGGCAGGTGGTCGCGCCAGACGCTGCACCGCAGCCGGATCCGATTGCCGCGCGCCGCGCCTAACTCCGCAAGCGGCAGCGCAAACTCCAGCACCTTGCTGAGCCGGACCACCAGGCCGGAAGCCGGCTGCGTCGCTTCCTCTTCATGCCCGGGATGTTCCTCGCCCCGCCGGACGCTCCAGCCGCTGATGACCCTTTCTTCGACGGCGATTTCCAGCAGAAGCTTCTGCCGGATCTGATCTGAGCCCGCTTCCGTGGACTCGAGCTTGATCACCACTTCCAATGTTCCGGGCGGCACACCGCCCACGAAGTCGAGCCGGCCGAAGAGCATGGTGTCGTTCACGCCGGCATGGATCGAGCCCAGAACGTACTGCTTGCCGTGCATGGCGGAAGTGCGGCGGTCGGCCACACACGACGCCGCGCCCAACCACTCGAAGTACGAACTCAGCTCGCCGTCGATCGTCGGGCGGATGAAGGCCGTCTGCCCGACCAGGTGTGGACGCACCTCGACCCGGGCGATGGGCTGGGCCAGCGCTTCCGGCGGCGTCGCCCCCAGCAGGTGATACACGTTGGAAAGGTGTTTGCGATACAGCTCGTCGAATTCCCGGTCGTTGGCGGAGTGGTGATGCGGCCCGTACCACCAGTTCCAATCGCTGCCCTCGGCAATCAGGATCTCCTCCCAGGCCAGCCGGCGGTCGTCCTCCGCGGCTTCAGGCGCCGCCTCCTGGTAGAAGTTGCGCGCCGCCGAGAGATATTCCCACGCGCGGTTGTCCTCCGGCGGGCCGATCCACACCTCGAAGTTGGCGTTGATCCACGAGCCCGGGGCGATTCCGCCCAGGCGCCCGAAATCGGAGTGGCGCTCGATCGCTTCCCAGACCGTCACCGCCTCCATCACCGGGTCGCCGCTGATGCCGGCGTAGAGTCGCCGCAGGAACTCGCGCCCCGAGTGCGGGTAGTATTCCCACGCATTTTCGCCATCCAGGATGACGGACACCACCGCATCACGTCCCGCATTCAGAACCGATTGTGCCGATTCCTTGATCCTTCGGATGAGTTCTACGGCCGCCACTTCGGCGGGCACCCCGGCGTAGACAAACCCGATCATGTCGGAAACGGTGTGATCGCGGAAAAGCAGGTGGAGGCTGGCGCCGTCCTTTTCATAGCGGTAGATGTTGTAGAGCCGCTCCGCACCTCCCGTCAGCAGCCGTCCCGACCCATCTCTCGGAAATCCGCTTCCCTGAGTGCGCGCCAGGATGCCTTCATCGGTGGCCATCCACTCCAGCCCGGCCTCATGCGCCAGGGCCAGGACCTCCTCGGAAACGCTGCCTTCCGAAGGCCACGCGCCGCGGGGTCGTGTGCCGAAGGTTTTTTCATGGAATTCTATGGCCCGCCGTAGCTGCTCGGCCGCATCTTCCGGATGGCGGAACCGCTCCTGGGGTAGCGGCAGGCCCGGGGAGGCCGCGCGTGCGACCTCGGTATCGCACAGCAGCGGCAGAATGGGGTGATAGAAGGGCGAGCAGGAGAGTTCGATGCTTCCCCGCTGGGCCGCCTCCTGGTAGGCGGGCAGCACCCGGCTCATAAGCTCACGTTGTCGTTCCACGATGAATCGCTGATCGCCGGCATCGAAACCGCTCCCCTTTTTCACCAGCTCCCGGACGTCGGGTTCCTCGTGGAAGAACTCGTCGAACCAGGCCAACTGGGAGAGCACTTGGAGGTCGGTGAAATCCTGCGCGCTGAAGGCCTTGGCGGCGCGCTCCGCGTTCTCGCCCGCGGAGCGGAAGCTCTCCCAGAGCTGCCGGTAGCGCGGATAGCGACCGATCATGTGTGTAGGATTGGCCTGGAAGAGATACTCCAGGGCGAACCGTTGCTCCTCCGGCGTCAATTCGGTGGCGGGTTTTGCCACCACCTCCAGGAACGGGTCACGGGCGGTGCCGGCTACGTAGTCTTGGAGCTGCGCCACCAGCGAGGGCACCAGGTTGAAGGTCTGGTGGACGGCGGGAAACTCCTCCAGCAGCTTCACCATGCCGTAATAATCCTTCAGCGCATGCAGCCGCACCCACGGCAGGCGGTACTCCCCCGCAACCAGGTCCTTGTAGAAGGGCTGGTGCATGTGCCAGAGGAAGACGACGCGCAAGCGGGCCATGGAGGCCGGTAGGCAGGTCCTTTCCTTGGCAGTAGTACCTGAAGGGAGGGAGCCGGCGCAAGCCGCTTCCGGGGACGGCAAGACGCCGCCCAGCGGGATTTCCGCATGCTAGACTGCAAGGGATCAGCGGTTCGCCGTGCGCATCCTGACCCGGTACATCCTGCACGAAGTGCTGGCGCACGCCGCTCTGGGGGCGGCCCTGTTCACGTTCGTGCTCTTCATGCGCGACGTGGGCCGCATTCTGGAGCTGGTGGTCCGCAACAGCGCCCCTCTCCCCAGCATCGCCGAAGTTTTCCTGCTGACGCTGCCCTCCGCCCTAAGCTTCACCATTCCCATGGGCGTGCTGGTGGGGATCCTCATCGGTCTGGGCCGGCTGGCCGCCGACAGCGAAGTAACGGCGATGCGAGCCGGGGGCATCGGCGCCACCACGTTCATCTCGATCGTGGCCATTTTCGCTGTCTCGGCCTGGCTGCTCGCCTCGCTGAACACTGCGGTGGTCGCTCCCCGGGCCTCGGCAGCCCTGGCGGAATTGGAAGACCGGCTGAAGACTTCCGAAGCAGCCTACGCCGTGCAGCCCCGCGTGTTTTACGAGAACATCCCCAACCACGTGCTCTACGTCCAGGATGCGCGCGCCGGGGACACGGCCGTGTGGCGTGGGCTCTTCCTGGCCGATGTTTCCACACCCTCCGCCCCCAAAATCACCCTGGCGGCGGAAGGCACCGCTGTCACCGATGGCACGGAGCGCATCCGGCTGCACTTGCGCAACGGCGCGCAGCATGAAACCGACCCGCGCCGGCCCCAGGAATACTCCATCACCAACTTTTCCGTGTCCGATCTCCCCCTGCTGCTGCCGCAACGGGCTCCGCAACCCCGCGAGAATCGCTTGCTGGCGCAGATGGGTACCATGGAGCTGTTTCAACAGGCGCAGCAGTTGGAGGAGCGCCGCCGCCGTGTGTGGCTCATCGAGTTTTACC
It encodes:
- a CDS encoding glycoside hydrolase family 57 protein, which translates into the protein MARLRVVFLWHMHQPFYKDLVAGEYRLPWVRLHALKDYYGMVKLLEEFPAVHQTFNLVPSLVAQLQDYVAGTARDPFLEVVAKPATELTPEEQRFALEYLFQANPTHMIGRYPRYRQLWESFRSAGENAERAAKAFSAQDFTDLQVLSQLAWFDEFFHEEPDVRELVKKGSGFDAGDQRFIVERQRELMSRVLPAYQEAAQRGSIELSCSPFYHPILPLLCDTEVARAASPGLPLPQERFRHPEDAAEQLRRAIEFHEKTFGTRPRGAWPSEGSVSEEVLALAHEAGLEWMATDEGILARTQGSGFPRDGSGRLLTGGAERLYNIYRYEKDGASLHLLFRDHTVSDMIGFVYAGVPAEVAAVELIRRIKESAQSVLNAGRDAVVSVILDGENAWEYYPHSGREFLRRLYAGISGDPVMEAVTVWEAIERHSDFGRLGGIAPGSWINANFEVWIGPPEDNRAWEYLSAARNFYQEAAPEAAEDDRRLAWEEILIAEGSDWNWWYGPHHHSANDREFDELYRKHLSNVYHLLGATPPEALAQPIARVEVRPHLVGQTAFIRPTIDGELSSYFEWLGAASCVADRRTSAMHGKQYVLGSIHAGVNDTMLFGRLDFVGGVPPGTLEVVIKLESTEAGSDQIRQKLLLEIAVEERVISGWSVRRGEEHPGHEEEATQPASGLVVRLSKVLEFALPLAELGAARGNRIRLRCSVWRDHLPVDALPLEGWLDLDVVSEEELAARA